A section of the Citrus sinensis cultivar Valencia sweet orange chromosome 8, DVS_A1.0, whole genome shotgun sequence genome encodes:
- the LOC102614473 gene encoding protein IRX15-LIKE-like, which translates to MKNNINTKLILLRPSTIHKPTTTTTTITTHRFYLLFFLTFFTLAFTLTFFTTAINPASSVASTAKSLPSSSSSSSSIITAALLHYTLTSNSTMTSAELTAVADALSRCSPSCNFLVFGLTHETLLWKSLNFQGHTIFVDESEFLVQSFEKNHPDFEIYDVQYTTKVEEMNPTLRAVRKQFKDDCRPMQNLLFSDCKLAINDMPNHVYDMDWDVVLVDGPSGYFPRAPGRMAPIFTASVLARSKKAGRKKTHVFVHDFNREVERVCSEEFLCEENLVEVVDKLAHFVVEPMAPIEGNEEQSFKFCKSSSPSSSLSSPSSSDDDDYHSLIEDGHHGDDDA; encoded by the coding sequence atgaagaacaacATAAACACAAAGCTAATTCTTCTACGCCCTTCAACAATCCACAagcccaccaccaccaccaccaccataaCAACGCATCGCTTTTATCTCCTCTTCTTCCTCACTTTCTTCACCTTAGCTTTCACCCTCACTTTCTTCACTACCGCAATCAATCCCGCCTCCTCCGTCGCCTCTACCGCCAAATCTCTCCCTTCCTCttcttcctcctcctcctccatCATAACTGCCGCCTTGCTCCACTACACTCTCACTTCCAACTCCACCATGACCTCAGCTGAGCTCACCGCAGTCGCCGACGCCCTCTCCCGCTGCTCCCCTTCCTGTAACTTCCTCGTCTTCGGCCTCACCCACGAGACCCTCCTCTGGAAATCCTTGAACTTCCAGGGCCACACCATTTTTGTCGACGAGAGCGAGTTCCTGGTCCAGTCCTTCGAGAAGAACCACCCGGACTTCGAGATTTACGACGTCCAGTACACGACCAAAGTCGAGGAAATGAACCCGACGCTGCGTGCTGTAAGGAAGCAGTTCAAAGACGATTGCAGGCCCATGCAGAACCTCCTGTTCTCGGACTGCAAGTTAGCCATCAACGACATGCCCAATCACGTGTACGACATGGACTGGGATGTCGTCTTGGTCGACGGTCCGAGCGGCTACTTCCCGAGGGCTCCGGGGAGGATGGCGCCGATTTTTACGGCGAGCGTGTTGGCGAGGAGCAAGAAAGCTGGACGGAAGAAGACGCACGTGTTTGTGCATGATTTTAATAGGGAAGTTGAAAGGGTTTGTAGTGAGGAGTTTTTGTGCGAAGAGAATTTGGTTGAGGTTGTGGACAAGTTAGCGCATTTTGTGGTGGAGCCAATGGCGCCAATTGAGGGGAACGAGGAGCAGAGCTTTAAGTTTTGCAAAAGTTCATCACCATCTTCATCATTGTCATCTCCTTCATcttctgatgatgatgattatcaTTCTTTGATTGAAGACGGGCAtcatggtgatgatgatgcgTGA